In the Anser cygnoides isolate HZ-2024a breed goose chromosome 27, Taihu_goose_T2T_genome, whole genome shotgun sequence genome, one interval contains:
- the NFILZ gene encoding NFIL3 like protein yields the protein MDNFMTPLSTISDLALQHSKEKLLHGKVRGPSRRKREFMPDEKKDNMYWEKRRKNNEAAKRSREKRRLNDFAMESQLAALSEENAILRTELLSLKLRFGLISPDTSTYQGRSLQDFLGIYFRGHKIASPFPETEPFAGDSCLFTTKSFMPKVLEPADFSCKTFDPSSNILGCDAKPVPMNTPDLHQPKRLDSAFRSTICSPFLDYNCPNKYSFHLPFSGSACFLSPSPSPAEVNKESTTAVSDEDDEQQVPKTSLPPYSLPCPSEDHPKGRSCSALPHKLRIKTKALSGSEESGLESR from the coding sequence ATGGACAACTTCATGACACCACTGAGCACCATCAGTGACCTTGCGCTTCAGCACAGCAAGGAAAAGCTCCTCCACGGCAAGGTGAGAGGGCCCTCCCGGCGCAAGCGGGAGTTCATGCCAGATGAGAAGAAGGACAACATGTACTGGGAGAAGAGGCGTAAGAACAATGAGGCGGCCAAGCGCTCACGGGAGAAGAGGCGTCTCAATGACTTTGCCATGGAGAGCCAGctggctgctctcagtgaggaGAACGCCATCCTCAGGACAGAGCTGCTGTCCCTGAAGCTGCGCTTTGGTCTCATCAGCCCAGACACCAGCACCTACCAGGGCCGCTCCCTCCAGGACTTCCTGGGAATTTATTTCAGAGGGCACAAAATAGCCTCCCCATTCCCCGAGACGGAGCCCTTTGCTGGAGATTCCTGCCTCTTCACAACGAAGAGCTTTATGCCAAAGGTGCTGGAGCCAGCTGACTTTTCATGCAAAACCTTTGACCCATCCAGCAACATCCTTGGCTGTGATGCAAAGCCGGTTCCTATGAACACACCTGACCTTCACCAGCCAAAGAGACTTGATTCAGCCTTCAGATCCACAATTTGCTCTCCTTTCCTCGATTACAACTGCCCCAACAAATATTCTTTCCATTTGCCTTTCTCAGGCAGCGCCTGCTTCTTGTCCCCTTCTCCCAGTCCAGCAGAGGTGAACAAGGAGAGCACCACAGCTGTCTCAGATGAAGATGATGAGCAGCAAGTGCCCAAAACTTCCCTACCCCCATATAGCTTGCCCTGCCCTTCAGAAGATCATCCTAAGGGCCGAAGCTGTTCTGCCCTGCCTCACAAACTCCGGATTAAGACCAAAGCCCTCAGTGGCTCAGAGGAGAGTGGCCTGGAGTCCCgctga